One stretch of Paenibacillus sp. AN1007 DNA includes these proteins:
- a CDS encoding VWA domain-containing protein, which produces MQRKINFLLVLFSLIGGAVGFAAGEIMLHQWLGEMPRLLLMGLYFGVLALSVGLFCLLAEMISPRLNGASWKLRYLSLSWKLLVPATLALLLVAGLGLQLLYQINPGGAKQVKDIILMIDNSGSMNDTDPNNGRFEAAKTLINQMESDKQVAVITFHDQPQRCSRSSQ; this is translated from the coding sequence ATGCAGCGAAAAATCAATTTTCTCCTGGTCCTGTTCAGCCTGATTGGCGGAGCAGTGGGATTTGCGGCAGGGGAAATCATGCTGCATCAGTGGCTTGGGGAGATGCCGCGCCTGCTGCTGATGGGTTTATATTTTGGTGTATTGGCTCTTAGTGTAGGATTGTTCTGTCTGCTGGCAGAGATGATCTCGCCGCGTCTGAACGGTGCCTCGTGGAAACTCAGATATCTGAGCTTGTCCTGGAAGCTGCTTGTTCCGGCTACACTGGCTCTGCTGCTGGTGGCTGGACTCGGATTGCAGCTGCTGTACCAGATCAATCCCGGCGGGGCGAAGCAGGTCAAAGATATCATTCTGATGATTGATAACTCAGGCAGCATGAACGACACCGATCCGAATAATGGACGGTTTGAAGCAGCCAAGACGCTCATCAATCAGATGGAGAGTGACAAACAGGTGGCGGTAATTACGTTCCATGACCAGCCGCAGCGCTGCAGCCGTTCATCGCAGTAG
- a CDS encoding vWA domain-containing protein, with translation MNSKIDSIVTTAGGTNFDTVLREGMEQIKGKQDPKRGTVVILLSDGFSDADISDILPQYVQEQVAIHTVGLSLVDPSGTDLLKSIAQQTGGMYYDVPDAGGLNVAFQKIYDTIDERTLVTERTGAMEHSMYLAIFRVAALLLIGVALGVSLGLVFDNRHLALSFGVGGAVSGLLAGLLLEWGLNGSNVGDAFVRLGAMLILSGVLTLFSWIVPIKENTPRKSKGRRDAGRGTSSAEGFGQRARDTRSKGF, from the coding sequence GTGAACAGCAAAATTGACAGTATCGTGACGACAGCAGGCGGCACTAATTTTGATACCGTGCTGCGAGAAGGGATGGAACAGATCAAAGGCAAACAGGACCCGAAACGGGGCACCGTTGTTATTCTGTTGTCTGACGGTTTCAGTGATGCAGACATCTCGGACATTTTGCCGCAGTATGTACAGGAACAGGTTGCGATCCATACCGTTGGTCTAAGCCTGGTCGATCCGTCGGGTACGGATTTGCTCAAGAGCATCGCTCAGCAAACAGGCGGGATGTACTATGATGTGCCGGACGCAGGCGGCCTGAATGTCGCGTTCCAGAAGATTTACGATACGATTGATGAACGTACACTCGTGACAGAACGTACAGGTGCGATGGAACACAGCATGTATCTCGCTATTTTCCGCGTCGCGGCCTTATTGTTGATTGGGGTGGCACTTGGTGTATCGCTTGGACTTGTGTTTGATAACCGTCATCTTGCGCTCAGTTTTGGTGTAGGCGGTGCAGTTTCGGGCTTATTAGCCGGACTGTTGCTGGAGTGGGGATTGAACGGTTCTAATGTGGGCGATGCTTTCGTCCGTTTGGGAGCAATGCTGATCCTTTCGGGTGTGCTTACGCTCTTCTCCTGGATTGTTCCGATCAAAGAAAACACCCCGCGCAAGAGCAAAGGCCGCCGGGATGCCGGTCGTGGAACTTCTTCTGCGGAAGGATTCGGTCAGCGAGCAAGAGATACACGAAGCAAAGGATTCTAA
- a CDS encoding beta-mannanase, with the protein MRFINADADPSAPRIRKLTLAVDEGRCTLRWLWPDQLEAVYVERLELSRMNTDHIGEEHRNAGHSEEREEGRAPSKLKLYTREEYKANNGYTDRITGFGAIQYNVYACQMSEEGPVLIRQQDKDNQGIASAGRADIRFAIRYKSGFFQKRKTVLITVTAEVPVPKEALCYVRKQGSVPLNKDDGTVYPFVSDFMPGKNEMPPVEVAKDDYVRLFFTDGRQYGAAYRLISD; encoded by the coding sequence ATGCGATTTATCAATGCAGATGCAGACCCTTCGGCTCCCCGGATTCGAAAACTGACTCTAGCGGTGGACGAAGGCCGCTGCACGCTTCGCTGGCTCTGGCCGGACCAGCTTGAAGCGGTTTACGTAGAACGGTTGGAACTGAGTCGAATGAACACCGATCACATCGGAGAAGAACATAGGAATGCAGGTCATTCTGAGGAACGTGAAGAAGGAAGGGCACCGAGCAAGCTGAAGCTGTACACAAGAGAGGAATACAAAGCGAACAACGGGTATACCGATCGGATCACAGGTTTTGGCGCCATCCAGTACAACGTATATGCATGCCAGATGTCAGAAGAAGGGCCTGTGCTGATTCGTCAGCAGGATAAGGACAACCAAGGGATCGCAAGCGCGGGCAGGGCGGATATCCGCTTTGCCATTCGCTACAAGAGCGGTTTTTTTCAGAAACGCAAGACCGTGCTGATCACGGTGACCGCCGAAGTGCCCGTTCCTAAGGAAGCACTCTGTTATGTTCGTAAGCAGGGCAGCGTTCCGCTGAACAAAGATGATGGCACGGTGTATCCGTTTGTAAGTGATTTTATGCCGGGAAAAAATGAGATGCCGCCTGTTGAAGTCGCCAAGGACGACTATGTAAGGTTATTCTTCACAGACGGCCGCCAGTATGGAGCTGCTTATCGGCTGATATCCGATTGA